In the Colias croceus chromosome 1, ilColCroc2.1 genome, ggatgtttggaaaatcataatcttttaaacagaaaacgagtttaaaaaattgcagataatgacggggcaatgtgcgctgacattcataacatattataaggaaatatagaaaactagcggtccgccccggctacgcccgtggtacatatttcgcaataaaaagtagcctatgtcctttctcgggtatcaaaatatctccataccaaatttcatgcaaattggttcagtagtttaggcgtgattgagtaacagacagacagacagagttactttcgcatttataatattagtaaggataatactaaacaaaccatacagagaaaccgcaagaaaaaataaaaaaatcgtacctatattataaaaagtattatattcataaagtaaatcaaatttgcagagtaattttctgtacaaaaagtaatgatatcccaccaaaaacataaatgtaaaatttggagccgagttcaatcgttgacttaatttgccaaaaaaagaaatgagatctaaatgtgtgccaagttctgcagacagtccagaaaagACGATGGGAAGAAATGTCCCCACCATCCAACAGATTTGAAATAAGTGTCATTTGAAGCATCTAGTAggatagatatttttttattatggcGACGTACTTCAAATACGTGGGGTTTAGGTTTAATGATACattgttgttttatatatatttttcctttttaattacttacattgcgcataaaataattatacctacgCTAATAGCGTAGGTACAGGAAACCGATTTGGGCTTGTCGAGACATGCACAAAGGTCCTGCGTCTCCTACCCCTCCCCCGCCTCCCTCACCCCTCAGGTATCGCCGCACACGCACCGACCCAACAGGTAGTCGCAGTCGTCACTCGTTTGTTATTCGCTACGCTCGTGGTTATCATTATCGGCTTGTTTACGACGCACAACGACCCTTGCTTGTTTACCGGACTGTGAGAATATCTTTGGGATTGACCTTGGCACGTTAAAGGACTTTGATTTTGAGAACATTTTGGCACAATTATGGATACAGGACGCCGATGTGTTATGTGTCCGCGTTCTGTCCTAAGGCAGAGAAGACACATTTTGGAAGATACTTTGCCACAAAGTTCACCAGCGGTGGCTGACTATATTTCTCAAAATGGACTAATAGAGGTtagtaaataatgttatttttttctttgtctaACAGCTATGTCTGCTTACGATGAGTTACAATAatcattgtaaaaataatataacgtaGGGTGTGCATTATATCATCGTCGTAAGAAAGTAGATATTCTGTGTGCACTGCAACCTAGTCCTAcgatatctttatttattgtgataggatattaaatgtattttttttattccaggtTATTTTCAATAACATCATGGCTGTATGTCACAGATGCTGGCAAAGAGCCAACAATGATGTCAATCGACAAGACCTTCCTGACGAAAATGTTGTTGTCGATGTCAACAGTCCAGCTGAAGGCGCCCAACCAAATGAAATCTTCGTCCCTGAGTATGTAAGAGCTCCTAATTCTTCGCGAACCTGTTTATATAGGCAATGCAGAAATCTAGATCTGAGGCGAATCTCCGCGTCTATAAGACTGTTCGCCATTTGTAACTACAGCTTATATTTTCCACCTAGTACACGACTGTGTCAAGAGCATTTGTCCAATATTATTTGGGACGAATTACTGGATAATGTAAACGTGACGAATTATTTCAACGCTGAGCTTGTTTCGGACATGACAACAATGGTAATTCGCGGCATGAATGCTCCTAGATTAAGGTTTGATTCCGTGACTGGATTGGATGCCCATGAGCTTCATTTTTGGACTGGACTAACTATTGAGCAATTTAATAGTATGCTATTGGAAACACCCAGCTTAGCTGAGAGACACAGACATCCGCGGAGAGTTCTTGGGGCCTATATGACGAAATTAAGGACTGGTGAAAGCAATGAAAGGTTAGCAACATTGTTTGGGATGTCACGTCGAACATTTGAAGACCATTTAAAAATAGCGAGAGAATGTTTGACACAAGATTTCGTTAATAGACATCTTGGTCTAGATCATCTGTCTAGAGAAAATGTTCTAGAAAGAAACTTACTGATTCCTAAAGAGTTTTTTGGTGATGAGCAAAATACTAAAGCTATTTTGATATTAGATGGAACGTACATATATATTGAAAAAAGctccaattttttatttcagcgCCAATCTTACAGCCATCACAAGTTTCGAAATCTTTTAAAACCTTTTATAATTGTGAGCAGTGATGGCTATATAATAGACGTACTCGGTCCATTCCGGGCTACAACATCTGATGCTACCATTATGCAGTCATTAATGAATGAAGAAAATCCATTGCATTGGTTTTTAAACAGTGGCGATGTTTTTATAGTTGATAGGGGCTTTAGAGACAGCATTGGTGTAATTCAGTCTTGTGGCTATGAAGTCCACATGCCACCTACAAAAGACCGGACCGCTAGTCAACTGACAACAGAACAGGCAAATAAGTCCCGATTGGTTACGATTTGCAGATGGGTTATTGAGGCGGTCAACGGCAAGTTTAAGAATAGGTTCAGGTTGTTGCGTCAAACGTATTTTAATCGTGCATTAAGTCATATGTTCTGTGACTTTAAAATTGCAGCAGCCATAATAAACGCTTATTATCGAGTCGCTGTTGACAACAGATTCGCCGCCgagattgtaaatataattcattCTAGAATGAACATGTCCAATCACTTGCATGATTATGTGCATATGAAAAATCTTAACAGACAGAGAGTGCCTTTTGAAGCCATGCAAGCAAATATTCCTAACTTCGAAGACTTCCCACGTTTATCTGAAGATGAAGTGTTTCTTTTCGCGCTAGGGAGCTATCACATTAAGCTTGCCAAGTCTTATTGCGCCGAGCACCTTCGCGATggcctttataatatagaattaTACCGTGATAACGAGTTAAACGATTTACCGCGATGCAATATCCTACTAAATAATGTTTGGCTAGTCAGAGTACGGATTCAGTCGCGCCATGTCCGTTCCcgtatttattatagttatattttaatagaccGGGATTTGACTGACAGACGTGCTATTGCTCATTGGTACTGCACTTGCCTTACAGGCAATCGCACTGCGGGAAGTTGTGCGCACATAATATCCATTGTATGGTACATGGGCTTAGGGCGTCATATTGACTTTAATGCACCAGCACAAATGCttgataatattgtaatagacGACTTAATGTAATTATGAGTACAGTCAAGAGCACATCAAGCTTGACACTTTagacttaaatataaatcagaGCTTAACTTAAGCTAGTAGTGTGTCCGACATGCTTTTGGCTGTAATAATGAGTTAAaagttacctatattatttaagcACTATTATTACTACTCAGTTTGAGAaccaagtatttttttatatagaatcGTCCTTGTTTGTGTGAAATAAGCATATTTGTTTgtgaaaaacataattttggtttaaaaataaatacatttttaccgataagtttttttttaattataaataaacccaATAGTTTTTGCTACTAAAACAGGTACTTTATCCTTTTTTGGGTCGCAATGAACAAATTGACACGTGTCCCATGACTGTTGTAGGGTGGGGACGGGGTCCATACAAAATCCCCCATGGtcctttatttacaaagatgtattaagttcttaggttgactgaaaactcaattgttttattttcccttagagaacaatgtttattccaaaatataactttttaaatttgaataatataattattttcacaaagcaaacaactaatgacctattgaaccccataatttgatgaggctagttttacatactgtttatattttgtgaggttctaaaaactagcctcatctaattatggggttcaataggtcattagttgtttgctttgtgaaaataattatattattcaaattaaaaaagttatattttggaataaacattgttctctaagggaaaataaaacaattgagttttcagtcaacctaagaacttaatacatctttgtaaataaatttctggactgtctgcagaacttggcacacatgatctcatttctttttttggcaaattaagtcaacgattgaactcggctccaaattttacatttatgtttttggtgggatttcttCTTTCAGGAAAAAGCTCAATTGGCTCCCTATCCGACTTCGCCGGGATCTACACTATTTGCAACTACTGTTCCGCATCCTTTTTAATCCCTCCGCTCCCTCCTACCTCAAGTCCAATTTTTCCTTCTTGCACAATGAAAGCTATTCACTTCGCTCTGAGGACAGACTTATCTTGCGTGTTCCATGCCGACGCACAAATTTCAATGGCAAGTCATTCGCAGCAATTTCCGTGAATTTATGGAATTCTCTGCCATTAAACATTCGACAAGCCCAGACCGCTTCGGGGTTTAAAAATCTTGTGAGACAACATTTTCTCTCCGCTGTTGATCCGGATCAGTaacattcttttattattttacatgtaTGTAGTAGTATATGTGgtatttatgtatagatatgcaTGGcatcaatatatttatttcatttaatatcgGTGTGTTTCCTTcagactataatatattatatttatgtatatatataattgGTACACAtatgttatatatatagatatctccacgggcactatgttgatcaaacgtgccatatagttagtaattatttgatccgttttcacttgttgatccggttggtatttgtggatccattgccacaccaccgtccgtatgtggatccgaaaggagccacaagtgtcaccatcagtaataataataattacgtgctttttatacaaatccaccttttttgcgttttagctcttgttgatccgattcaaatgagccaatcagagcccaccgagctcagccattggtcgcttgcggccttagccatttgaagatttaaagacatttattcccgttatagaaacgtatgttgccgttccataatttgttcggatcttcgggagggcaagatagctagatcgtctattaggatagtggcgatttgatgttgagattataatatttgtatttatgtttttatgtagcgctttgcggatgaacatacacgtattataaaagtataattgttttaaattcattattttagtgtcgtcgtagattttatttgtagaagttaaaaaaggatagttaaagatagttttaatgatttaattttgtaaaatttggggtggcgctaatttatttttgtaagcactcccccatacttctattaaatatattaggtgcggctttactaacgtgttgtagatggtgtggcgtaatttatgaggaatgcaagaagtaatattacgcagagatctaagaagtgctgataatttatttttaggtggtcgatgtgataattccatttcagaGAGCTGCCGATTCGCAAATATAGGttatttctcgtgggttttatgttctaatacaacaccgttaatttaagtggagcgtgtggtggaataattttgttatgagctttgaatttagatatatttatttcaaaaaaaaactcaaaactttttagtagattgcattaaaaccatttaattcattttgtacttgccaaaataaaacagacaggtgtcatccgcataaagtgttaggtaaccatttagctttaaatcttgtaaattattaatataaatttaaaaaaagcaatgggcctagaatcgaaccttgtggtatgccacatgtaattggtaagggaatgctatcgtggttatctattttaactatttgtgatcgattttttaaatatgatttcagcatatctagtgctttaccattaatgttaatgggtgttaatttctttattaaatgttCGTGAGAAACtgtatcgaaggccttttgtaggtcaataaacactcccaaaactataattattgtttgcgtcaatgttctgttttattttaatagttaggtccatagtcgctgacagagagttactttttggcttaaatccgtattgacgcactgaaataaaattaaattagtctaaatatttttgtaatctcgtgtgtaaaatcttctcgaatattttgacaatactggcaAAACCGAATACTCACTtttatagataggagttaccttcgctatttttaacgagtccggaaaacgtctttgacttatggcttggttagaacagtcgcttaaggtatgatttaatttttctttgatgcatttaattgcttttgtagtaataccatcaagacctgtactacagtttgaattaaggttatttataattatatatttttactggcttcggtaggtctgaacttattagtgaggtaattttaaaaatttcgtagttgtcttGAGATTTCCTCTCCTCTGAGTTATAAGAGTTCGATTCTGGGAAACgagtaaaaattacatttttttcgcggctctttctgtattgtagttccttgattaagttttaatttatatgaagttgatttttagacgtaaaacccgatgggttggctgactgatttattgattgaaggtttaattccagtgattttattttactctcaccctggtttatctgggattctaattgagaaatagtactcttcaatatgttttgttccgtaattatcatacatgctgatgacttaatttcattgatttgattcgtattttggcgaattaaattcaaggattgttcgttggacgatttaatttcggtaatttgtgtttttacctcagaaatattttcatgaattttgtttactatttgttcatttgagcatacatatttttcaagtaatgtactaatacggctcaactccgaccgaatatccttcatatcatcactacatctgcaatcttgttctagcggttgtttccgttttctgtaagtaatttgagtatcagttggcatagaactcgtagaaaacgaacttagcttcgatagatcgggatgcgattcaccggcagtacccactgcaccactgctggttaaacgtgttggcgatctgcgtacactcatatttactccgcaatggataatttgtgcaggaatatgagtcgtcatttcatttgacctaaatctaacattttaattattttatcagattgatatcagaatcagggcaaaggcgaatgctacacgtcaataaatattatgataattatctcgatatttactgatgattcaagaggtaggttgttatttgtaggttgcatactacttgagaattatcaccgtcactgtatgacgaaaggttcgtccaaatatctatctttttagggttccgtatttttagtttcacaacgttttctataagtttcaaatgaattacggtcgacttcttcaacttccataaaactcaggagattttttgctagccttaatttcatatccccatgtcaatgtcatgcaagtgcatataaatggaacagatcaacatacgacttatgatttggtatataaaacggagtcaagaagtgtttgagcatttcaaaatttgaaccgttactgagtcgagttcgtctagtctaggcggatttagcaatgtatggaacattacctaactataatatgtttgtgtacggagccaacaaatactgtagtgcttacgaaaaattaatctacgttacttaatatacagtttcgttttgtcggatcaaataaagctgtaattttgataatataaatggatctgatcaacatacgactttggatttggtatataaaacggagccaacaagtgtttatgggtttctgaatttcggccgttacggagtcgattcagttcaagatcttagcaataaaaatgttgagtatatcaatttctccatgaatacgtttggcaacatCGCCCAAAACtttgcgccgttgccactccgggcaagatctatgcaaccggagtcgagtaatattGGGGTAAAGGTGGAGTCaggaatgcacggcagtcgggctggatcaacttagtgcccaagttggtatttatatatatatatatatatatatatcatatatatataaagctacactaccactcactcactgactgactgacatcgggtttctcggaaactacggggaaagttggggggattttgacgtgatcgtgtagaggtgctcccagtgaccaccggaaaaatatagcgatctcGATCATCTTCGTAAAccaagtggacccctggaggtgcgcaaaaacggtgatacctggagggggggtgtctgaacaaaaaatgctcagaactggtggcgattaccaggggtggtggaaaaattgggattttcgcgaaaacaagatggccgccgtactttgccaaaatcgccgtttatgaatccttacgtctcaaatttggcacacgtgctctgtttgagccggcgaatcgatcggtgccccgttcgagtggcttcgggcccccgtttccaacttccatacaacgtaaaatccaacggcccgcggaaacggtgcgagttgggttgggggtcccggaactaaaaatgatcaccaccctgggacgctaccagggagccatagtgggatgctagattttggaatttttccatttttggcgcaaacataaaaacgtaaatttagacgaggtggcGCAATAGAGAAATAAACCAATGACGCATTCATACttgcccagctcccaggatatccagaaaaatccgaaatcttgaACTTTGTCACAGCCCGCggagacggtcaacggcccgcgcaaacggtagcagctacatctggggtgctcaaactaaacttgtagaagacctcgagcaattaccacagatagtgaaaaaaattcaaaatggcggaaaaaatggccgccaccatacaaattctaaaacggccatcgctg is a window encoding:
- the LOC123691046 gene encoding uncharacterized protein LOC123691046, which codes for MDTGRRCVMCPRSVLRQRRHILEDTLPQSSPAVADYISQNGLIEVIFNNIMAVCHRCWQRANNDVNRQDLPDENVVVDVNSPAEGAQPNEIFVPEYVRAPNSSRTCLYRQCRNLDLRRISASIRLFAICNYSLYFPPSTRLCQEHLSNIIWDELLDNVNVTNYFNAELVSDMTTMVIRGMNAPRLRFDSVTGLDAHELHFWTGLTIEQFNSMLLETPSLAERHRHPRRVLGAYMTKLRTGESNERLATLFGMSRRTFEDHLKIARECLTQDFVNRHLGLDHLSRENVLERNLLIPKEFFGDEQNTKAILILDGTYIYIEKSSNFLFQRQSYSHHKFRNLLKPFIIVSSDGYIIDVLGPFRATTSDATIMQSLMNEENPLHWFLNSGDVFIVDRGFRDSIGVIQSCGYEVHMPPTKDRTASQLTTEQANKSRLVTICRWVIEAVNGKFKNRFRLLRQTYFNRALSHMFCDFKIAAAIINAYYRVAVDNRFAAEIVNIIHSRMNMSNHLHDYVHMKNLNRQRVPFEAMQANIPNFEDFPRLSEDEVFLFALGSYHIKLAKSYCAEHLRDGLYNIELYRDNELNDLPRCNILLNNVWLVRVRIQSRHVRSRIYYSYILIDRDLTDRRAIAHWYCTCLTGNRTAGSCAHIISIVWYMGLGRHIDFNAPAQMLDNIVIDDLM